The Mastacembelus armatus chromosome 4, fMasArm1.2, whole genome shotgun sequence genome segment AAACATTTCACGGGTAGAGGGAAGAATGGATTCAATTAAATTCCAACAAATTCTAGAAGCAAACATACCACCATCTGTAAAAAACCTGAGGTTGAAAAAAGGATGGCTTCTTCAAATGAATAATGATATTAAACACACCTCAAAATCCACAATGGACTACCTCAAGAGGCACAAGCTGAAACTTTTGCCTTAGCCCTCAGTCTCTTGACCTAAACATCATTGAAAATCTGTGGATACAGCTCAAAAGAGCTGTGCGTACAAGACGGCCCAGGAATCTCACAGAACTGGAAGACTGTTGTAAGGAAGAATGGCCAAAAGTCCCTCATACAAGAACTGAAAGACTCTTGGCTGGCTACAAAAACCATTTATGAGCTATGATACTTGCCAAAGGGACTGCTTCTAGGTACTAACTATGCATGGTGCCCAAACTTTTGCTTGTGggcccttttctttttctgttattttgaaaatgtaaaagttgaaaattttaaaaaaattatttgtttaaaatataaaggGAATGTGTCATCTGTAACTTTATACCTTTTGGAGGTTGGACTCAATGgcatgactcaacctctagataacttcatcCGAacaactgagaatctccacagacaaatAAAAGGAATAAACGAcatctgtgaagattctcagtcgtccaggtgaagttatctgGAGGTTGAGTAAGGTTGAGTTCTAGTTTTTAAattgaaacgtttcactactcacccaagtagcttcatcaacAGGAGGGAAAGCTGGTAAGAATCTCAACTTTAttcttcaggttggtttcactccagcCCTAGCCtaaataggctcattaggtgaactatgtaactggggtgagagttgttagacccacactcctgagttggtttgactcacacctggcctgaataggctcattaggtaaACAATAGGAGTGAACACAGGTGCGGGTCAGTAGGATCTAATGGTTGATTCTTGTGACCCCCCTGATCCACAAAATAGTTGTAAAGTGTGTCTTCCCTGAAAGACATGTGGTGTGTTCCTTAACTTCCTGGgaatagatgaaagggcagcctggtaggCTGAAGATGCGTTATGTCTGAGCCCCCACACCTGctaagggagggtttttccacttgaacatatataaCTTCtctaattctgtcaaaccatgtatcttctctgtccaaaatatgtacatcactgtcttcaaatgagtggcTTGTGTCCTTTAAATTGAGGTGCACTGCTGattgtggtcctgaggagctgctcctcagCGTATGGAGATCGCAGAGGGATTCCTTTACGTTAAGGGATTTGGAACATGTCAAGGCAAGAACTGGCAACAAAACCATAAATGTATTTCACCTGTTTCATGGCTATGTATGAACCAAACTTCACTGACTTACTTCACTGCCTTCGCTGCACTTTGAAGTTGTACAATGCCATCTTATTCTTTATGCTTATATGAGTCTGTGCATAGTTGTGACTTATGATCTTACTGCCGTTATAAATGAAAAAACGAATTAATCTGTAGTCATGACTGAACTAAATGCCTTGGCGATTGCTGTATTCTAAATAACTTAAGTTGTTGGCTATACAGCAGCAGACATGGCTGTGGCTGTAGCAGCTGTGCTATGGCTGCAGTGGCTGTGGCTGTGATCAAAGCAGCTGTAGTAGGTGTGGCTGTGATCACAGTAGCTGTGGCTGTGAACAAAGCGGCTTTAGCAAGTGTGGCTGTGGCTCCAGCTCTGGCAATGGCCTCAGCACTGTATGAATTGTGATTAGTTTTTAATTAGATGGGTTGCCTTTTaacacaaacaatatttttcCCTCTTGGGGAACTGTTAATTGCATAACATGAGGCCATAAATGTTATGGTGTTAAAAACTGAGCCAGCAGGCTGCCATATGTAAATGAATAACTAAGAGCACTGACTCTGTGTGATGTAAAAATATCAGCTTGAAAAAACTATATAATGTTTGTGACAAGATCTATCAACCCATCGTATGCTCTTCAGTGTACAGAAATATGAGGGGTGGTGGTCTTCACTGGAATAGTTTCTATGTTGAACCCCAGGTGGCACTAGAAGGAAAGTCAGAAAGGATTATCAAAATCATCAGGAATTAACCTCTGGACACCTGAGTACACAAATTTATAAGCTCAAATATATGGAGGAATTATCAATAGAAAACAGATCTTTTTTAGGAtctcacatacagtatgatgtCTAAGGTTAACCCCACGCAAAGTAGGTATTTAGTGGAGAAATTGTGGAAAGAAAAGTGCAATCCATATAGTTTGTTAAATTGAGAAATTAGAATTAGCTGATAAAGTGTTCAATCTGATGGTCCTTAAGAAAACCTGAGTAGACATACTGGTAGTTCCCAAAGGAATGAGGGATAAGTAAAAGTAGTACTCATTACATACAGTGCTGCCAGCTGCCAAAAAAGCAGTAACATTGAAATGGCTCAAAAAAGAACCTCTATAACATGATAGCAAGCAATAATTAAAGGAATCTACTCAATTACTTTTATGTTCATATTACATAATGtacaatttaaagaaagatgGTCAATTTGGCTGAAGACGGTAGGGCAGGATTAGACAATAAAGAGGATTATGCTGGAAAGAAGACTTCAGGCATCAATGTACATAAACAGCTCCAGTGTTTAGAAATaatcatcagtgtgtttgtacCAATTTTACTATGTCTAAATAACATATTATTTTCTTCTGAGGGTGATATGTGCCAACAGATACAGTATGATGTGTACACTTCAGATATGAAAAGAGATGTAGGGGGCAGGAAATGAAGGGAGTAAGAGGGTTGGCATGGAGAGCAGACAAGATTCACTGGATtggaccacacacacagacacattggCACATTTTCTTACTCTAGTATAATTAGCACAAAGAAATtaccagtaaaataaaataaatatgtttgaaTTTTTGGAAAGCATTACAGATACAGTAGAGATTTTCGTTTCTAAACTATAAAACCTGGATTTAATTTCTTGTATTAAAACACATGGATAAAAAGCTCTGCGCCTGCGCATTTCCCACGCTAGGAAGCACGGTTGCAAGTCATGTGACAATAACAAAACTGCACAGTGGTGCCCTCAGACGTGCTACTTCTGTTAGTGATTTGGAAATAAAACCACTACTACCTTTTGGCAGCACTTTGCAAAACACCGATTAAAAATAATAACGTTATAGGTAGAATAAGAATGTAAGTGGAAATAATAAGGTATTTTTAAAGTTACTTTCCTAGCAGGGATAAGCTAACGCCATTTAGCGTTAACAGCTAGGCCTGTAGctctaaaacatttaattacaaaTGACTGTACATTATGGTATATGCTTGTTTCTCACACAACACGGTACGGATTCTAAATGACAGCCCTCCAGCTAACCCTGGTCCACTGTAACGTTAGCTAGTTTAACGCAGGTCACGACTGACTGCTGGTGGAAGTAAAGTCcagcgcacacacactgacaccgATGTCGTTGGTTTCTACAGTTGAACCACGATGGGTCGGCTGAAGTTCTGTGCTAATATTACCTGGCTGTTCACGGAACTGCCGGACTTCAGCCAGAGAATATATGcggctgcatcagctggctttCAGGCTGTGGAGGCAGCCTGGCTGTACGAGTCCGACCTGCAGGAGCTTCAGAAGGCCAAAGAGGCTACAGGAGTGGAGGTGGTCCTGATCAACACACCGCCAGGTACACTACACCCGCTGTTGATTTCATGAATAGCTGATACGGATATGATGGTGGTAATAACATTgttgtatgttttgtgtgtgggttttgtAGGGAATATCAAGGCAGGTGATCTCGGTCTTGGAGCAATTCCTGGAAGAGAGGCAGAGTTCAGACAGGGTCTGGACCTGGCTTTGAAGTATGCAAAAGGTTTGGACTGCAAAAGGTGAGACTTTGCAGAGTAAAGGTCAATGGGAAACTTGGTTTTTCACCCAACTGCCaacttgaaaatgaaaatctctCATTCTGGTCATATTTTAATCTCTGAGAGAGTTCCAGTTCCAGAACTATGTGAATCTCAGTCTTTCTCATGTCAGTTTGAGTGTTGACATTCTTTATAATATTGAATATTGTTTGCACAATATCATCTACAAATATGAACTCTTTAACACATTTCAGCAAATTATAAAGTACAGCTCTCTATACTTTGATCAATTATTAATTGTACATGCCctttaaatcaaaatgtataCATTTCTTCTCTGTTTAACATTACAGAACATTTAAGAATTATTGCAATGTTCATGTCATCACAGTTCATACACCATGTTCAACCATGTCAACCCCTCAACTCTTATGAATTGCCTTGCATAGATAAAGTTGTTTCAGGAAGTTTTCACAACCACTGTTTGCACATTttacagctgcatttttttctgtttcaaaatgtttaaagtaaagGAATTTGGATAGTTTCAAAAGCAaatgcatgtactgtaaatttTGCTACAGTAGCAAAGTAGCTGTGAGGTGAACTTTACTTATACAGAGTGATATACGGATTTTGTTGCTGTCATGCACATTAATGGGGTTTCCAAAGTACATATTTTTGATTAaacattactgtacatttactgtaatCAACAGTGCAGTGCTGATATCCTCTTTTTCAATTTGCAATTTACTGTACAATTTTAATTGTACTGTGTTGAATTTACATGCACAAAAAATACCCACCTTACTGCAAATTAAACTGTTGTATTGACCTACTGACAAAACAGGTAATTATTTTGAGAAGCAAGACTTTCACAGTGCTAAtggaacatttcatttttgacatGGTTGTCTTATTCAGTCACATAAggatttacttttaaaaatccCACTAAATGGTTTGACAGGTAtctgcttttgctgtttaacttaaaataaactattctgaaaaaatgtatattaaaagCATAATACAAATTACGGTGACCCTAAggtgcaaaacaacaaaatttgcaaaacaaaacagcgaAAGGCCAAACACAATAagatttcacaaaacacaacatttcaaaaatgttgGTAAAATAGGTAGGGACAACAGTTATCTGTGATTGGACAGAACCCAAGTCAAGTTTTGTTAAGTGTTGTGTTATCGCCTTTGCTGTTGTGTGTGGTGAAGTGTTAcgttttttccttttctgttgtGTATTGAACCTATTGATGATGAGAGTCCAACCACTTCCCACCGTTCTGGAATAGGGTACATCTGTATTTATCAGACTACATGAACTTTGTCCTTTGATCCCCAGTCCCAATCTTTATGTTTCCCAGCAAACTAGATCCTTATATTTTGATTAATCTTACAAACAGTAAGGTCAAAGGGTCATCAATATCATTTGaggtttaaaaaatgtgttggaCAGTCCTTATCCCACAACCACAAGATATGTCTTTGACATGGGTATTTGAGCCATGAGAAATGGTTATTGTATCCGGTAAGTTTAAGAGAATTGTTGACAGGTCAAACATATAGATCACTGCAATAAATATCCAAACAAAGGCTCTTAaattgtttatattaaaaacaatgacTTATTTTTTGCCCGGGgcctgtatttgtgtttattgcacTTGAGTCTGACCTAAACAGGAGTCTATTGAGAATtcagatgttttattaaaaactgaaagcaaaagtCAAATGGAAGACCTGCACTGACTCACTATTTAAGTGATGATCATCACCAGATGTTCAAAACAGAACAGGTGGTTGTAATCTTTATGTTTGAAAGTCAGTCTGCACTCACACTGGACCAGTCACAGAGGAGCAGGATAACACAAGGGGACAATCATGCCTATGtggagaaaggaaaaataatgcaatttaaaatttcatagaaaagataatgaatgaaatatatatatagttaaatAAAGTTATGCTaactttaatgtaattacaatcACCAAGCGTTGGATTGCTCACACACTAATAGGGAATGTGTGTTGGATTTagaccgtcgtgagacaggttagttttaccctactgatgatgtgttgttgcaatagtaatccttCTTCAAGCCCTGCTACTTGTCTGACAGGGTGTAATACAAAGGTTTCTGAGCAGTCATGGAGAAAGcagtgtgtcattttttttccccatgttcctTCACCAGGATCCACCTGATGGCAGGGAGAGTTCCTGAGGGCTCACAGAGAACAACGGTTGCCAAGGAGATGGAGGCCGTCTTTGTGCAGAACCTTAAGTATGCTGCTGACAAACTGTCAAAGGTAGCTGACCTTTTCTGTGAATATACCAACAGCAGTAGTATGAATGGGATACTTCTGAATTTCTGTGGCAGGacactgctgaaaataaaaaatgagataaatgcaaatttaaaacaaatgaaaatgtaattccaACTATTATACCAGGTACTTAATTGTGCTTTTGAATGTATGATATATGCACATTAAAATGCCACGACTCACTTTTCATTTGAGAAGTCCAGGTTTATGTCAGTAGAGAAGGAGTTGTGGGACATAAATGTTTTAGATCAGCCACAGTACAGTTACAGAGAGGAAATGATTATCAGGCAATAGGGTATTCAGGAAATTGTGCAAGTAATCACTTAGTTGATCAACACAAGATTAATGAACAACTgtattaataatgaaataactgctttagacattttaaaaagcaaaatgccaaaaatgtgCAAATTTTTACCTTTCTAGATAAGAATATTTTATCTTAGAGAAAGTCCCCTGAACcaaccatgcacacacacacaccgacactgAAGTACACATCTTTTGCTTCCAAACTCCATTGGAATAAATACTAAGtgcttcctgcttctgtagAGTGTAGACgcacttctgcttgctcctgcttctgccagttttactttacttttattcctttttacttcatgcattcttacccaatgattttataatacactttttaacattattttaccccttttttaccgcatttggaattttagtgaggattttatttttaattttatttttgatcaacctccgatgaccatgcctcccttccctgaggacgatcacagcaaactcctacagaaaatcactatgctggaaactaaagtgcaaaggttagagatgtacgtggagataaatggactatctgggaaagaggacactactctaccactctaccatagtagcagacaagagcatgctagtatacagataattagcactaacaagaccgagcaacaggagggttgtgtccgggtaaataaaactactgttatcagtcctccctggaacgctctcggagcaaaACCAAAGACTAAAccaggacaagcaacaggcagaattcagcgcccagaaatctgtgatgcgacaggctggccagcgttaccatcctcctcaactcctgtgcagaggaaagcacagccatggataacagctaaagggaaaaggagcaacaaaactcctaagaaactaactgtacagctacaaaatagattcgctccactactgcaggaccctggatcttcatctgatcacttggacaatcctccacatccacagagaggggtaaggtctgaaaactcaacagaagacagaaaattaagaggaaagctaacagggcctcagactctgattgtgggcgacttggccataaaagatgtgagacggatgtgcagtaacaacacaaaagtgctgtatttcccaaaagatatggtctctgacactactgacaaaatcctgagcattgttgcagaaaacccaactgtgaaaaacctcgtactacacacaggggcaaatgatattgtgaaacagcagtccgaaatcctcaaaaaggactttaataatctgctaaacacagtaaggtctcTAAATGCGGAGgtttttgtcagtggacctctaccaccaatcagaggaggaactgagaaattcagcaggttactagcactgaacacatggctttcaactgcatgtgatgtccactcaatacattttattgataattttaaccatttctgggatcgcaggcatctttttaagggagacggattgtctctaaataaatcaggagtaaaagctttcacctccaacctatttttcttcctgcgccacaatcttccctctgccaaggacaagatacgacgggaatctgccaaggacaagatacgaggggaatctaaacaaaatgaagaaacatcaaaacatccaaagccaacactcccccccgaatgctctaacatggagagaagtcagagcaaagatgaggaggccacaccccctccactagcagacactgcctgtgaggattcacttcccacaaccccgcaaaccctacctagttcaccatcttcccgggggatcccattccccatcaccaagaacctcgccaacctaatgaagcacatcactactgggcccaaactgacctcctcccccagtgtcatttttacCCCCAGAAgtccctcaaagcggcatgccccaccaattcctcagcaagctctgctgcaatcatcacaactgcagcatccaccaacccgtcctccacgccgtcaccaaaatcattctttgtctccacagcctgataacagcacagtaagctctaactgatatgtgctgggtccaggctgcaatactgttagtcatggctctctccaggaaaagccggggcccaatatgcaaatagctgtttcaatcccagttttgataggtaacagaaaaagtttggtaaatctacagagaaataagacttacccaacgcattctgcaaatttatgtatcccttgccaaccacagtatgtcccagaacatggggaaaacaatgtttttaacacactaaatttagctcttttaaatgtcaggtctttggtaggcaaatcatttttaatcaatgattttattattaagcacaagcttgattttatgtttttaaccgaaacatggttaggaccagataataatgctgcagttcttattgaatcaacccctccaaatttcagtttcatgagtgaaacaagaatacataagaaaggaggtggagttgctattttatttagtgatagcctcaaatgcaaaaacatatcatatggaaagtttgactcctttgaatatgttgctcttcataccaaatcctcctgtcgagcaatatttgtaactatttatagacccccaaagtacaatgcacatttttttgacgagtttgctaaattactatctattgtatgcattgattttgattgtattgttttagtgggtgactttaacattcatgttgataatctcaatgatgcaagtgcaaatgaactcttgaacatcctggacaactttgggctttctcagcatgtaacagatccaacacacatcaagggacacacactggatctaataatttctaaaggtcttaatatttctgaggtggaggtgaccgatgttgctctttctgatcattactgtgttttttttaaaacaaccacccctgctgttttgcacacaggtgaaacagaggtagtcaaaaagcggaacatcaacgagaagagctgtgcattattcattcaggcttttacatcatcaccaaccatgccatcagcccctgttgatgatcttgtaagcagtttcagttccaaagttatgactgttattgattccattgccccaattaggaccaaggtattgtcagcaagaaaaaagtcaaagtcaccttggagaaaagccacagtggttaaaattcagaaaagaatatgcagacaagcagaacgtaggtggcgaaaaaccaaactccaggttcatttcgacttgtacaaagagagtcttcaacactataaccaaaaactaaaaaatgcaaggcaatcatttttctcagaggttatcaatagaaacagcaataatgcccgcgcattgttttctgttg includes the following:
- the hyi gene encoding putative hydroxypyruvate isomerase isoform X2, giving the protein MGRLKFCANITWLFTELPDFSQRIYAAASAGFQAVEAAWLYESDLQELQKAKEATGVEVVLINTPPGNIKAGDLGLGAIPGREAEFRQGLDLALKYAKGLDCKRIHLMAGRVPEGSQRTTVAKEMEAVFVQNLKYAADKLSKEGITGLIEPINSRITDPTYFLDSPHHAAAILEKVGKPNIKLQMDVFHWQIMDGNLTQNIQKYFPIIGHVQIAQVPGRNEPDSAGELNYSYLFITLENHKYQGYIGCEYKPLDSTKKGLGWIKNYQIQNI
- the hyi gene encoding putative hydroxypyruvate isomerase isoform X4, producing MGRLKFCANITWLFTELPDFSQRIYAAASAGFQAVEAAWLYESDLQELQKAKEATGVEVVLINTPPGNIKAGDLGLGAIPGREAEFRQGLDLALKYAKGLDCKRIHLMAGRVPEGSQRTTVAKEMEAVFVQNLKYAADKLSKNVVKCQWCPQEGITGLIEPINSRITDPTYFLDSPHHAAAILEKVGKPNIKLQMVMFRLLRFQGGMSLTVPESSTTVTCSSHWKTTSTRDTLAVNTSR
- the hyi gene encoding putative hydroxypyruvate isomerase isoform X5 → MGRLKFCANITWLFTELPDFSQRIYAAASAGFQAVEAAWLYESDLQELQKAKEATGVEVVLINTPPGNIKAGDLGLGAIPGREAEFRQGLDLALKYAKGLDCKRIHLMAGRVPEGSQRTTVAKEMEAVFVQNLKYAADKLSKEGITGLIEPINSRITDPTYFLDSPHHGHVQIAQVPGRNEPDSAGELNYSYLFITLENHKYQGYIGCEYKPLDSTKKGLGWIKNYQIQNI
- the hyi gene encoding putative hydroxypyruvate isomerase isoform X1 → MGRLKFCANITWLFTELPDFSQRIYAAASAGFQAVEAAWLYESDLQELQKAKEATGVEVVLINTPPGNIKAGDLGLGAIPGREAEFRQGLDLALKYAKGLDCKRIHLMAGRVPEGSQRTTVAKEMEAVFVQNLKYAADKLSKNVVKCQWCPQEGITGLIEPINSRITDPTYFLDSPHHAAAILEKVGKPNIKLQMDVFHWQIMDGNLTQNIQKYFPIIGHVQIAQVPGRNEPDSAGELNYSYLFITLENHKYQGYIGCEYKPLDSTKKGLGWIKNYQIQNI
- the hyi gene encoding putative hydroxypyruvate isomerase isoform X3; the protein is MGRLKFCANITWLFTELPDFSQRIYAAASAGFQAVEAAWLYESDLQELQKAKEATGVEVVLINTPPGNIKAGDLGLGAIPGREAEFRQGLDLALKYAKGLDCKRIHLMAGRVPEGSQRTTVAKEMEAVFVQNLKYAADKLSKNVVKCQWCPQEGITGLIEPINSRITDPTYFLDSPHHGHVQIAQVPGRNEPDSAGELNYSYLFITLENHKYQGYIGCEYKPLDSTKKGLGWIKNYQIQNI